The DNA region GTGTAATATTTGTCTCCACACATTGACTAACCACATGTGGGGAGCAGACACACAAGAGTCTGTTTTGAAAACACTCAAGTGCCTCCCTGGTAGTAAGGACTAAGTGTCTCTGTATCTACTACCCTGCAAACAGGTAAAGATTTAGTGAATTTCTACTAAATTTGTCTAAATTTCCTCTAAATTTGTGATTTAGTCTCACAACCCCATAGTTATGATATAAAAGGTCATCTATTATACTGGTATAGAAGCCCACTTTAAATCTAAAATAACCATATTTCATCAACATTGAATTACAGACATAAAATATTGTATGGGAATTATGCTTTGATAAATGGCAACATTCTGGTCCCAGATTGAGGCCAGATGGTTACAGTGTCTTTAATACATGTAAGCATTTGGTGTGAGCACAGTTGTGCGTCTCAGTCTCCTCATTTCTCTTTAATGATGGATATGTTCCAAATAATACAAGATGTTCTCCCAACATGCTAAATTTCTTGTAAGTGAGCAGACCATGAGCTCTTCCCAGTCTACCTCACTCTCACTAGATTCATTGGAAAATGATTTGAGATTCAGACTTATTAACTCATATTTTCTGTCCCCAGGCATACAGAACAGGCAGCACATTTTTCCTACCCAAAGAAAGGAATGTTATTAATCTAAGCTAATGTCTTGAGTATTTGATGATAACTTAATTGTCAGCATTTTCTGGGCATTGGTTTTTTTGCAAATATGTCTCTGCCTATATTAGTATAGCAGAGAAACGTTGCCTTCGTTACAATTAGACACAATTTTCTATGGAATACCTGAAATATAAAGGCATATTCAATTATTGGTAGCTCACAAGAGCATTACAAATATGTTTTTCATCAATGGTAATTTAAGTTTTACAATCCATCTTACAATCTGAAGTCTTCCAACAAGTTCCAAAATAAAAACTCACATTATATGGCatatgatatttttctaaaatgtgcCTGCATTCCATATTCCCTATATATTtgtaagattatatatatgtatatatatacatatatatatatatatatatatatatatgtgtgtgtgtgtgtgtctctgtgtgtgtgtgtgtgtaaatcccTTTTCTTATGAATTACCTGGCTTCTATCTAAAGGAACCaacctgaaaatacatatgttcttATGGATGATTATGTCTGGTAACTCATGGGATTAACTACAGATTTAACTCATTATCCTGCAATTATTTGGTAATGTGCTACAACGAGATGTTGTACTGACATGAGGTATTATGTTTTATCACTAAAGCAAGGTCCATTTTTACCCTCTCATACTTTGAGTAGATTTTGCACCTGGATTTTTTCAGATCCATCAAACCCACATCTGTTATGGGTAAATATCAATGTGTTTTTCTGAATGATAAAAATGGAACATCAATATAAAGCTCTCTATCTTAGGTAACAAAAGATGTTTCTAAAACATGTGTTCATTATTCCTACCTAAGTAAAGGTTGTTTGAATGATAACAATTGTTCACTAGGTTGTTCAAATTTTTGTGAACCTAGCATAAAATATGGAGAAATTTACCCACAGGTTATTTCTGTGTATCTTATTATTGAATGAGACCCAGTTGAGAAACATTTCCATGATTTCAAGAATTTAATTTCGAGAAATGTTAACTTTTCTTATTATAATTTACACCTAAAGGAATAGTTTACCATCAGTGAGAGTCCTTTGAAAATGCCCTGCACCTCACAGAAATATTTAGGTAACTAGAAGCTTTAAAGCTGATCTGTGGCTAGGATATACTCGgaaaaatgattaattaatataattaacataattaaCATAATTAATATGCCTCTGATTCATTTATTAGTTTTATCCAgcaaattctttaaagaaatgtatatacTGGTGGGAACAGTAGTGTTCAAATTCTCACCATACTTTTCATCTTGAATGTGTCTAATCTCATAGAAGGTTACTCATAGAAACTTGGGCCTGAAATCTGGAAAGCTCATGTCTGAAGATCTTTGCTCAATATGGCCAAAACTATTGGGCtatcatgacagtgtcttgctacaCAATTCTGGCAAGCCTGAAATCTGTCGTGCAGATATGCCTGGTGCTTATTTGCATCTATCCTCTGTCTCTGGATCCTGAGTACTGGCATTTTAAGCTTGGATGAAATATGTCCCTTGCCTTGagagcaataaaatatttttctatgtgtgACGAAAAAAAGTAAGCAGATTTGATGTCTCTTGAAAGCCTAAATATGTGTAGGTCAGATGGTCAGCAACTCATCTCTAGAAGCATCACAGACCTAAGAGTGGAACATACTACTAGTGTTTATCTGAACTTACATAGTGTTGAATAGCCTTCATTATTTCTAGGTTTACACCCATAGACAAAAGTTAGTTTCAGCCTAAACCATAGAAGACTCTCTCTTCCTGGGGAGGACTGTGAATGCAAAGATTCATAACTATTCTAGTAGTGAAGAATAAGAGACCATTGAAGGGCAAGTCTTAAACAGGACATTTTTATCACATGTAAGCCTCTGAGAAGAATGCAGAAGAGATGCCATAAAAATGTATGAACTAGGAAATATGAAGAAGAACCGTGACATGCCATTGTCTAGGTAGGATGGCATTCCCAATGCATGTTTCAATGCCATGTTTAACTCATGGCAGCTGGGCTTCCTTCTTGCACTGAGACTGAACAAGGCTGGCCTGATCAATAATCTATTACGAGAAGTTTATGGAGCCCTATCCTATACATCTGAACTATTGATTATCTCTGGGAAGTGGCAAGGATGACGGTGGTAACGCTTGTTCTTCAGTTGTACATCTTCTACTGAGCCCTCCACCTTTCAAATCTTATGGTCACATGGATGTCTCtggcaaaacaaaaatacaggcATGTGaaagagaatgtatgtgtgtgtgtgtgtgtgtgtgtgtgtgtgtgtgtgtgtagaaggatTATTTggatagaaacagagaaaagggagTAAATATTGAGAGTAATTAGTATAAATTAGATAAATATGTTAAAGAAcaaatataatcttaaaattcattttaaaaattttatgcgGCAGCAGAACTAACTCAGACTACTGTATCTTCATTTTATCTTTAAGTCTCCTtccccattttgtttttaaattaagtacATACTTAAGCTTTTgagataattaaatataaattcaaaaacTTCCAACTTTATCTTGTCTTTATCATTCAATTTACCTTTTgctttatttcagttatttttggGATGAGTTACCGTTATTTATTTCAgaagttctttctctttgtttgtctttctttatctgcctgcctttatttCATGTTTGGAGCTGTCTGTACGGCTTTTcccctgcttttatttttcctttgttgataATGTGCTGCTCTTACTTTGCTGCCAGAGTCTAAACGAGATGTGAAACTCCTATCTCTTGTGGATTTACTCCGTGCCgcacaacatttttcttttatgtttttgtttgttacaaATTATCATGGTTTATAAACCCTTCCAGGCTTTTCAAAGGGTTTTATATTactaaacatgaaaaataaaaggatgtaGCAATTTCAAAGGGACAAATTCCCTTTCAGGAGTCACTGAGGATGCAAAGTGAAGCAATAGAATGGCTATTGGATGTATTCTTTAGCAACATGAGGTGATACAGTAGCTCTTGGAATGTCACGGAAGTTAATGAGGCAATTTCCTACCGAGAGATGGGACAGTGCAGAGAAAACCTTGTGGTGCCTTCTgcacaaaaaacaaaaggcactTTCCTCACTACAAATTATAGTTTCAAAATAATTCAGAGAATAGTGTCTACTTATGAAAAATTGAGTCACTCAGCCAAGTGTATTCAGTGTCTCAGACAGCAGGGAGGAAGGTATATTTTTGTGCATTTTTAGCTGAATGTAGTTTTTTCTAAGTAAATTCTCATGccaaatttgaaagaaagaccaaagcagtTTCTACCTGTGTTAAGACTTTTATTCTACAGGAAATATGATCTATGAAAAACCAGGAAAAACATAGAAAATCACCTCTGGGTTATTAAGACATTATTCAAAAACATGTAAGTCTTTTCACAGGCAAATTTCAGATttataaatacatgttaaaaGGAAACAGTACAATAAGTAAAATAGTGAGTGAAGATCCAAAAAAATGTGGGTTCATCATCAATTTCCCTTTTTGCAGACAGGGATTTCCAGGTACTATATTTTTACTGGGTCAGCGTAGACTCTGAGCCTTTCACATTTGTATCAGATGGAGGTAGAAATAAGAGTGTTCTATAAGAACATGAGATTCTTGGCACATGAGATTCTCAGGGTGAAGCATTTCCTAAGTAAAAGCTAAGTTACTGGCCAGCCAAGATAATGGCTctaatactttatattttctgttttatatgtgTATCATGAAACACTATAATTTTGTTTACTTGCCTTTGTATTCATAAAGTGGATTTAAAATATGTGCCTGTAGAAACTCCTTTCTCACTCAATACTATGCTTGTGGGATGAACAATTCAACTTTCAAAGCtagatttatttccaaatatTAGTATTTTCCATCCCATTGTCATATCACCAACTGTGTCTCCTTTTGTATGACAGCATATCCATTTATCTATGTAAGATGCTTACAGAGTTTAATAACTataggaaattattttcattctttcaaatGTCTCACTTTACCTGAGAATATGTAATTCACATTTGAACTTTTGTGGTTTGGGAGTATATGctcacttttcttttaaataagtgCTAACAGCTTTCCAAAATGTGTAACCAATACGAATTTAGTTTGTAAGAAGTCCCCAAATAATCTTGCTAAAGATTTGTCATCAAACTTAGTTGTTTATTACACTGATCATATGAATGTGAGTCTGTAGACTGTCTTTGCTTTACATTGCTACTGCATAGCATGGAGTCTGGTCCATGTGAGCAATATATCGCTCTTACAGGAGACCATCAGGGTCCATTCCCTCTTTGATGATAGAGAGTTTTGAGAGTAAGACTAATCATAGGATATAGTTCTCTACATTATACTCACTGATATCGTACTGGTGAATGAATTACAGACTAACCCCTAAAGCAGAAGTAGTCCATTGTATTTATATCTTTCATGAGATATGTTACCTGGTTAGATAGTAGTAGTGTATGTCTTAAAATATTGGAGCTAGGTTAGAAAAGAGTGATTCATGGTCTTATCCACCAGAGAACCTCCTAAGCTACAATACCAAGTTCCCATTAGTGATGTGGTTGGGTATCCAACTTTCTTCTGCTTGTTTTTGAGTGCAATTTCATGAGAGTTATTTATTCATCATACTGTAAACCTCATCAAAGCTTATGGCCAGGAAACTCATACTATTGTTTAGTAGATGGATGTGCCATTAAACTCCCttgtaaatatttgtaattatacCCAAAATTCAGTACTTCTCTCAGCAATGGTTTGATAACTTCTCTTTGTGGTGTTTGGTGGTCAATGTGGAGACACATAGCTGTTCAGAGAGCTGAGAATAAGTGAAGCCATATGGGACATCTAACCAACATTTCCAAGTTTTAGAAAAGTTTATGGGAGAGAGGACATCAAAATGGGCAGACTGAAATGCCTTCCTCTGAAATTCTGACTGCAGTGCTGAACTCACAGCAGGGGTGGTTATCTGCTCAAGCATTCCTTTCTGATTGGCTGGGAAGCTCTGAATGCCCTGTGTAAAGTTATTGGAAATGAAAGGTTTCTGTAGGAGAGGAAGACATATTCTTCAGTAGTTATAGCTACTCTTAAGTTACAAACACTCAAGGGAATAACTACTTACCACTCAGAAAATACCTGTGAGAAATTCCTACAAATAAGACTTATAGAAAAAAACATGACAAAGAGGAGCAGAAAAGCATTTAGAGCCAGAGGTTCAGGACTTCTGATGTGAGATATTGTTCACTAGACACAACAAGGAGAATATACCAATGATACTTCAACAATAAGCTGCCTGTATAAGATCATCATGATGACAACATCACTTGACATACCAGTATGAACAGGGAGGATGTCCACCAGATATTATTTCTAGATAAGTGACATAAATGACCAATATCTGTTCAGAGGAAAATTAGTTTACTTTAGGGAGGAGTTTTCTCATAGATTGTCTAATCCTAAAGTTGTAAGCCCTGGACATATGCACATATCATCAAAGCTAAATGGTCCCAGCaggtaatatatacatatatatatatatatatatatatatatatatacatatgtgtgtgtgtatatatatatatgtgtgcatgtgtacatatatatgtatatgtgtgtatctatgtatatgtgtatatgtatatacatacacatataaatgtgtgtgatatgtacatgatgcatatacatcatatatacatatgcatagacacacatatataaaaatacatatatacatgtgcatatgcatattggtatatatatttacctagatacacatacacatatacatagatacacatatatacatatatacacagatatgtacacatatgtaccaaTAATAATCAAAGATGCGATTTGACCTTTAGAGAGGGATGAGCAAGGATGATGCAGATATAAGGTTTATGTATAAAGTTCTcagcaaatataaaattattttaaaagaacctCCTTCCCTCATGCAAGAAAACCTAATTAAAATCAGCAAGTCACAAAAattaagacaactaaaggagcaGCACTTATTAAAAAAAGTGGTGTTTTATAGCAGTAGGAGGcaaatggaaggaggaaaggaattgAGAGTGAGTAAACTGCATTATGTACATGTGTTAAATTATGAGAAAATACATAccgtggtttttttttgttcttactCAAAACTAATTTATTCGAAACTATGAGTAATCACAATCCTAATGGTGGGGGTAGAAGATAATATCAAGTTGCAGGACCTCCTCAAGAAAGAGACACAGGTAAACAATGATAGCAGtctaatacaaaaatactcataGGTTCAGTCAGACTAatgcttcataaaaatatatCTCCATATACTGCAGAACAGTGTGTAAGGGGAGAACGAAAAGGTGGATGTCTTCCAGAGGCAGAATGACACTGAGCCCTCCTATTCAAGTCTATTATGCTCTTTATAATGTCCTCTCTCTTTATCCCCTTCCCCACTTCTATAATCCCTCATGAAAGTGCTGGAATGCAAGCCCTACAATTTTCAAATATAGTTGCTGTTCAAGGGTTGGTCTGTACTGTTGATATTAGGCTGAAAATAAGCTCATGGTTTTCCATCTCAAAACAACTACCTCAAATCAGAAGAATTtgaataaaattcaaagaaaatataataattatcttTCCAAAGTACATCCAAAAATGCTTGAATACACATGGTCTATGTCTCTAATGATTCACTAGAGATCTGCCTTCCATTTATCAGAGTCTAGCAATGACCTCACCTTATATATTCCCAACAAAATTGTAGATGCAGAATTTCTGACAATGTAAACATCTCTTACTCACAAAGCAGACCTGCTTTGGCTGCCTTATACCCTTGAGTGTGTCCATAAGCTCTGAATAAAGCTGTACAAATCTGTCTGGAATAACATCACCAACGTCATCATAGACCTCATGAGGGGCAGGGTACTTCTCCAGGGTCAGCTGTGTGAGGTTGGCAGTATGCCGCAACAGCTTCTTCAGGCTGTCCATGGACAAGAAATTCTTCACAAAATTGACTTCAGTGAGCTGGGAACACTGGCTCAACACAGGCAGGAGGGCACTAATTTCTGAGTTCATGAGCATGTAGCTCTTCAGTCTGCAAAGTAGCTTTCAGTCTTTCTAGCAGTATTCCTAGAAATTGATCACTTACATGTATGAAGGTGATACCACTCAGGTCCAGACATTTGAGCTGATGGATATTTGGACACTGGGACAGATATTTCATATCTGATTCTGACAACATGCACTGAGTGATAGCAAGGGTCTCTAATGGACTCTCCAAGTACCTGAGCACTTGGTCCAGGTGTTCATACTGGAAGTAGAAGTTATTCAAATAGAGATGCTGGAGCTTCTGCAGTTTGGAGAACTGGGGAAAGATTTCTCTAAAACACGAGGCTTTCTTCTCTAGGTCCCGAGGCCTATCCAAAGGTATATTGATTTCCATGAAAAGGAGTTTCTGGAGGTTTTTCATCTGGCTCAGACCAGGGGCTAGCAATGCAAAGGTATATATGCCCCAGCATGTGATTATTTCCAATTCCTGGATTGAGACTGGATCAAAAACC from Mastomys coucha isolate ucsf_1 unplaced genomic scaffold, UCSF_Mcou_1 pScaffold22, whole genome shotgun sequence includes:
- the LOC116070720 gene encoding LOW QUALITY PROTEIN: PRAME family member 12-like (The sequence of the model RefSeq protein was modified relative to this genomic sequence to represent the inferred CDS: inserted 2 bases in 1 codon); translated protein: MSFKGPPTFQQLLRRSLLKNEALTISVVQDLPMQLFPQLFKDAFTSKQLNILRQMVASWPFPCLPVGALMETPHLEMLKAMLDGFDLLMALKDQPSRWKLQVVNLQDALHDFWNGWAGLQYVVCSPDVFGNNQSVGNHPILGRKQTMTILMNLSLMSCGPSKYLKYIYRWPKQRKNVIQVICQKLEFRAIPAYDPLPVLKVFDPVSIQELEIITCWGIYTFALLAPGLSQMKNLQKLLFMEINIPLDRPRDLEKKASCFREIFPQFSKLQKLQHLYLNNFYFQYEHLDQVLRYLESPLETLAITQCMLSESDMKYLSQCPNIHQLKCLDLSGITFIHVSDQFLGILLERLKATLQTXKSYMLMNSEISALLPVLSQCSQLTEVNFVKNFLSMDSLKKLLRHTANLTQLTLEKYPAPHEVYDDVGDVIPDRFVQLYSELMDTLKGIRQPKQVCFVSKRCLHCQKFCIYNFVGNI